The sequence AGGCAGATGTCGCGGATTTTCCCAAGCAAGTTCAGCCGGTTACGACGTACGACATCCTTTTCGGTGTTCACTTGCACCGCCTCGAAGAAGGCGTCTATGGGCGCGCGCAATTTCGCCATTGCCTCCATCGCGGCGGTGAAATCCTCGGATGTGTTGGCCTTTGCGATATCCGCCTCGGCGGCCTCGAGTGCGGCAAAAAGCTCTTTTTCTTCAGGGACTTCCGCGTATTTCACATCAGGCCCGAAGGAGTATTCGACGCCATCTTTTTCCTCGGCCTGCGTCAGGATATTGTTGGCCCGCTTGAACCCCTGAACAAGGTTTTCCCCGTCCTCGGTCTTCAAAATCTCGCTGAGGGCTTTCGCCCGGGTGGCAATGAGCCACAGATCATCGCCGCCATCCAGCATCAGGCAAGCGTCGATCACATCATACTTAAGCCCTTGATCTTTAAGGTAAACCTTCAACCGATCATGGAAGAAGGCCAGCAAATCGGTACTCAGATCCGGCACCAGGTCGCCCACGGTGCGCAGCAGACTCCCGTCGCTGGTGTCCGGCGCGCCATCACCGTCTTGCAGCTTGTCCACCACGGCCCGGAACGCCGCCCCGAAAACGCCAAATTCTCCAATCTGATCAAGTACTTCTTCCAAAGTGTCGATCTCGCCTTCGCTGGCTTTTTTGCGGTTCAGGCTGATCTTGTGGCGCAGTAATTGGCTATCGATAAAGCGGTCCAGATGCACCCGAAGGCCATTGTCCAACACGATGCGGATCACCCCCAAGGCCGCACGACGCAGGGCAAAGGGGTCTTTCGATCCCGTAGGCTTTTGATTTATCGCCCAAAATCCGGTCAGCGTGTCGATCTTGTCGGCCAGAGCAACGGTCAGGGAAACCGGCGCCTCGGGCACCGCATCGGACGGCCCGAGCGGCGAATAATGCTCCTCGCAAGCGGCAGCAACTTCGGCGGGCAGACCCGCCGCCTCGGCATAGTAACGCCCCATAAGTCCTTGTAATTCCGGGAATTCATAGACCATCTCGGAACTCAGGTCGGCCTTGGCAACCCGTGCGGCCTGCTCGGCCAGATCGGCATCGGCCCCCACCTTCGGCGCAATCTCCCGCGCCAGTGCCGCGATCCGCGAAATCCGTGCCGCTTGGGTGCCCAACTGCCGCTCGAAGGTGACGTTATCAAGCTGGTCGATCCAAGCCTGCATACCGGCCTTGGCTTCGCGTAAGTCATTCTCCCAAAAGAATTTTGCATCCGCCAGACGCGCCGACAGAACCTTCTGATTGCCCGCCAGAATGGTCGCGCCGTGATCTTCGGTTTCGATATTGGCGACCGTGACAAAACGTTCGATCCGGCCCGTTTTGGGGTTCCTGACCGAGAAAAACTTCTGATGCTCTTTCATCGAGGTTTGCAGCACCTCTGGCGGAAGTTCCAGAAACTCCTCGCCAATCTCGCCCATCAGGACCACGGGCCATTCCACCAGCCCCGCCACTTCGGCCAAAAGCCCTTTGTCTTCAACAACTTCCAACCCGGCGGCGAAGGCCTGATTGGTCGCGTCCTGCCAGATGTGATCGGCCCGTTCCTGCGGGTCAAGGATCACGAAGTCACGCTTCAACTTGGCTTGATAATCCTCGAACCCGGTGACGGCAAAGCGCCCCTTGCCCATGAACCGGTGGCCTTGGGTGGTGTTGCTGGCTTTGATGCCATCAATATCAAGGTCCACCACCGTCGCCTCGCCCGCGTCATCAGTGAGAATGCACAGGATCGAATGCAAGGGCCGCACCCACCGCAGGCTGCCCGCGCCCCAACGCATGGACTTGGGCCATGGGAAATTGCGCACCGTGTCTTCCAGCACTTGGGCCACGATCTCACCTGCCGGGCGGCCCGGTTTGGTGATCTTGGCGAAATAGACCTGACCCTTCTTTTCATCCCTGATTTCAAGGTCTTCACGGGAAACTCCGGCCCCGCGGAGGAAGCCTTCAATCGCCTTTTCCGGCGCATCGACACGGGGGCCCTTGCGCTCCTCGGTGACGGTCGGGCTTTCTGCCAAAACCCCTTCAAGCGCCAGCGTCAGACGCCGCGGGGTCGAGAAGGCCTGTGCATGGGCATAGGTCAGCCCCGCCTCGACCAGCCCGTTGGTCATCTTGGTCTTGAGGTCCTCTGCCGCGCGATGCTGCATGCGGGCGGGGATTTCCTCGGAGAAAAGTTCGATCAGAAGATCAGGCATAGGTCAGTACCCTTCGGGTGGTTCGGGGCAGTTTTCGGGGGCGGGTTCACCATCGAAGACGACTTCGCCGCAGTCGTTGATCTGGTGCCAGACATAACCGCGCCCATCTTCGGTGACGGCGACGATCCGGTCGATACCGTACTGGATATTTTTCTGTCCGAGAAAGGCCAGTGCTCGGCCTTCTTCAAGGGCGGTGCCGACGTCCACGGCATCAAAACAGTCAAACCAGCCGGGGGCGACCAGCGGTTCGGCCCCGTCATAAAGCTCATAGGTTTCGCTGAGCATGGCGTGGCTCATGGTGGTGGTGAAGCAGGCGCGATAGCGGATCGGGGAACTCTCGGCATCGATGGCTTCAAAGTTGTCATAAAGCACGGGTTCCGGCGCGCCGGAGACGAGCGACGTCATCTGCACGTCATCGGTTCCGGTGGCCTTCACCGGTTCGTAATAGGCGTATATCTGTTGGTAATAGAGGAACACGCCCGCGACAATTGCCACAACCACGATCGATCCTCCCAAAATTTTCCCCATCACGCCGCGTGCCCTCCGGCTTCGGTCTGCACGAAGGCATCGGCGCATTTCTTGGCAAGCGCGCGCACCCGCCCGATATAGGCCTGCCGTTCGGTGACCGAGATCACCCCGCGCGCGTCCAGCAAGTTGAACAGATGGCTGGCCTTGATACATTGATCATAGGCCGGGTGTGCCATGACGATGCGTTTGCCGGTTTTAGGGTCTTCATGTTCTTGGCTCAAGATCGCCTCGCACTCCGCCTCGGCCTCCTCGAACTGTTTGAACAGAACATCCGTGTTGGCCACGTCGAAGTTCCAGCGGCTATATTCCTGTTCGGTCTGGCGGAAAACATCGCCATACGACAGGGCAATCGGCGCGTCAGGATCGTTGAAGGGCATGTCCATCACGTGGTCGATGCCCAGAACATACATGGCCAAGCGCTCCAAGCCATAGGTCAGTTCGCCCGACACGGGGTGGCAATCATGCCCGCCGACCTGCTGAAAATAGGTGAACTGGCTGACTTCCATACCGTCGCACCAAACCTCCCAACCAAGACCCCAGGCGCCGAGCGTCGGGCTTTCCCAGTCATCCTCGACAAACCGGATGTCATGCAGGGCGATGTCGATGCCGATGGCCTTGAGGCTGCCAAGGTAAAGCTCTTGCAGGTTCGGCGGGCTGGGTTTGATCAATACTTGGTATTGATAGTAGTGCTGCAACCGGTTGGGGTTTTCGCCGTAACGCCCGTCGGTGGGGCGGCGCGAGGGCTGCACATAGGCCGCGGCCCAAGGTTTCGAGCCCAAGGAACGAAGGGTGGTGGCCGGGTGAAAGGTGCCTGCCCCCACTTCCATGTCATAGGGCTGCATCATGGCGCAGCCCTGTTCGGACCAGTAGGTTTGCAGCCGCAGGATGATCTCCTGAAAGCTGCGGGGTTTTCCGGTTTGTTGTACCATGGGTGTCTCCGGGGCTGGCGCCTGAAATCGCCGCTCTTACCTACGGCCCAGACCCGGCAGGGTCAATTGCACGACGAATGATAATTTGGGTGCATGCAGCCGCAGATTTGCTAAAAGATTCCGAAACAAGTCACATTCATCACAAAGGTACGGGCAATTGGGTCATATGACGCGCATACTAACCGCACTAACACTGGCACTTCTCATGTTGGCCCCTGCGGCACGGGCCCAGGACGATGGGCTTGCCTGGGTGCAGATCGAGGCGCAACCGAGCCTTGCGCAGGCCCGGGAAAGCATTCGTGGCTACGCTGCCGAATTGCAGGACGTGAACGGCTTTTCGCTTGGCGGGAACTGGTATGCCATCGCCCTTGGTCCATATACGCGGCAGGATGCCGAGCAGGTCTTGCGCGTGTTGCGCGCCGAAGGGGTGATCCCGCGCGACAGCTATATCGCCGAAAGCGGGGATTACCGGCAGCAGTTCTGGCCGGTCGGGGCATCGACACTGGCCGATGCCGCGCCCGAGGCGACCGAACCCGCGCCCGAGCCGCAAGAACAACCTGACGAAACGACCGAGATTGCGCCAGCACCCGAACCACAGGCCGTGGAACCGGACGAGACCCCGCGCGAGGCACGGGCAAGTGAGCGCGCATTAAGCCGTGACCAGAGGGCGGAGTTGCAAGAGGCCCTGAAGTGGGCGGGCTTTTACGGTGGGGCCATCGATGCAGCCTTTGGCCGGGGGACCCGTGGGGCCATGGCCCGCTGGCAAGAGGCGAACGCCTATGAGGCCACCGGCATACTGACCACCCGGCAACGTGCCGATTTGCTGCGCCAGTACAACGAAATCCTTGAAGGATTGAATTTGCAACTGGTCAGCGATGTGGATGCAGGCATCGAAATGATCCTGCCCACCGGAGTTGTCAGCTTTGACAAATACGAACCGCCCTTTGCCCACTACAATGCCTCCGGCGACATTGACGCCAAAGTGCTGTTGATCAGCCAGGAAGGCGATGAGGACACGCTGGCCGGTCTTTACGACATCATGCAAACGCTTGAGATCGTGCCGGAAACCGGGCCGCGCACCCTGAACCGCCGGGCCTTTACCCTGATTGGCGAGGGCGCTTTGACGATTTCGCATACGCAGGCGTGGTTGAAAGATGGGCGGGTCAAGGGCTTTACCCTGATCTGGCCCGCAGGCGACGAGGAACGTCGCACGCGCCTTCTGGGGGAAATGCAGGAAAGCTTTACCCGGCTTGACGGGGTGCTTGATCCCTCGGCTGGCCCGGAAACAGAACCCAGCATCGACCTTGTGTCAGGGTTGGAGGTGCGCAAGCCCAAGCTTTCGCGCTCGGGCTTTTATGTGGACGGTTCGGGCACGGTTGTGACGACCGCCGAGGCGACGCAGGGTTGTGGGAAAATCACCATAGACGAAGAATACGAGGCCCAAGTGGCCACGGTAAACGAAGACCTCGGCATCGCCGTCTTGCGCCCCACGGAAACACTGGCACCGATGAGTGTGGCCGCATTCCAGCAGGTCATCCCGCGTCTACAGGCCGATGTGGCCGTAGCGGGCTATTCCTATGGTGGCGTATTGGGGGCGCCGACATTGACCTTCGGCCAATTGGCCGAGTTGCAAGGCCTGAACGGAGAGGACACCCTGAAACGTCTGGCCCTTGCCGCGCTTGAAGGTGACGCGGGCGGTCCGGTGGTGGATGCTGGGGGGGCCGTATTGGGTATGCTGCTGCCCAATCGCGCAAAAGGTCGCCAATTGCCGGAGGGGGTCAGCTTTGCCGCCGATGCCGAGGCCGTGCAGCAGGTTTTGCAGGAAGCCGGCGTTTCGCCCTCGGCCACCAGTGAACAGGATCAGATCGCCCCCGAAGTCCTGACCAATCGCGCCGCGAACATGACGGTGCTGGTCAGTTGCTGGGAGTGACGGTGCGCCGTTAACAATTTGCTAAAACCCGATCCATAAACGGCCCCGCTCGATGCGGGGCCGTTAACATTTTGGCAAGACTTTATAGCCACTTTGAAAACCGTCGCCAGAACGGCAAATCCAACAGAACGTTATGGCCCAGATGTGTTCAGCATAGCGAGGGGCCGCCTTGCCTGCCCCGGGCCGAATGCCTTGAAGAAGGTATAATCCAGTTTCGCAAACAGCGTGGGGGCGCTGCCGGGTGACCGGCCTGTAAACGGAGTTTCATCATGCTCAAATCACCCCGACTCGCCCTTGGACTTGCGGCCATCCTGCTGACCGGTGGTGCAAACGCGCAAAACTATATCACCCCGAAGGGATTTCAGAGCCAAACCGCGGCACGCACCACAGCGACACGACCAGCTGCGGATCATCAGGGACAGTGGTGGACGCATCCCTTGGGCTGCGAATACTCCCGTGCCGGTTTGCCGGGAGAAACCGTTTGGTACATCATCGTCAACACGATGCGGAACGGCTGCCCCCACCGGATCGTGATCGAAAGTCACAGCGGTGTCTACTGACCCTCAGTGCAAGCCCGGCGTCATGTGAATAAGCGTCGGGCGGTCCGCCTTGAAGGCCTGCGCCACCACCTGTGCCAACTCTTCAAGCGAAGACGGGCGCGCGGCATGTGCCCCGTAGGCCCGCGCGACGGCCCCGAAATCAGGATTGCGGGCGATCACGGCATTGGGCGCGATCTGCGCGCCGGTCATGCTGTCTTCGATCGCGCCGAGTTTGCCGTTGTCCCAAAGCAGGATCGGCAAGGACAGCCCCAGCTCGACCGCCGCGCCAAGCTCGGCAATGGTGTACTGGATGCCGTAATCGCCGATGATGCAACAGGTCGGCAAATCGGGCCGCGCCGTGGCCCCGCCAATGGCCGCAGGAAGGCTATAGCCCAAGGTGCCGAAGCCCGTCGGGTGATGCCATTCCCCCGGCCGGTCCAACGGCCAGCTCTCCAAGGCGACATAAGCGAACTGCGTCATGTCGGAATAGACCACGGTCCGCTCTGGCAGGCATTGGCGCAACGTATCGGCCACAGGCAGGACATTGGGCGTTTCGGCATCGACCTGCGCGCGCCAACGGGTTTTCGCGGCGCGGACCTTTTCCGCATCCCATCCGTTTGTCGGCACATGCCCATCGAGCGCGGCGAGAAGGTGTGCGAAGAAGTCAGAGGCGGAAGACAAAACCGGCCATTCGCACTCTGGCAGGAAACCACCCGGATCGATATCAACCTGGATCAAGCGCCCACGAATGCCAGCATCCTCGCGCAGCAGGTCGGATTCGCTCAGTTCGGTTCCCACCAGAACAACGACATCGGCCTGCTCGACAACCGCCTGTGCCTCGGGCCGCGCAAGGTAGCTGCCATAGTTCAAGGCATAGGGCCCGGAAATTCCGCGCCCTGTCTGGGTTTCGAAGCTCGCCGCGCCAAGCGCCGTCAGGGCCTCACGTGCCGAGGTCGCGCAATCCCGCGCGCCTCCACCCAGAATAAAAAGCGGGCGCTTGGCCGACAAGATCGCCTCGGTGACGGCAAAATTCGGCGCGCCCTTGCGCTCAGACGACAGTACCGGGCAAGGACCGGGCGGCGGTGCGAGGGCTTCCAGAACCGAGATCGGGATCTGGATATGCCGGGGGCGCGGTCGCCCGGTGGCCATCTCGGTCAAAGCGCGGTCGATGAGAATATAGGCCGCCTCGGCGGTGCGGGCCTCTTCGGACCACTCACAAACCGTATCTGCCGCCGCGCGTTGATCCAGCATCTGGTGCAACTGGCCGCGGGCGCCCGCCGTTTCATCAAGGCAGGAGGAAATCACCAGCATCGGCACGCTATCGGAATAGGCCTGCCCCATGGGTGTCATGATATTGCACAGGCCAGGACCGGTGATCACATAAGCGACCCCCGGTTTGCCGGTGGCGCGGGCATAGCCATCGGCCATGAAACCGGCCCCCTGTTCGTGACGGGCAAGGACATGGGTGATGCCGGCCTCTTCGATCCCGCGATAGAGTTCCTGGTTGTGAACACCGGGGATGCCAAAGATCACGTCAACGCCCCGATCTTTCAGCATATGCGATATTTGCGCGCCAAGTGGTCTTTGAGTCATCATGCCCTCCAGAAGCTGATGGTGAAAATCGCGTAGACGGCAAGAAGCTCCAGCCGCCCGAGAAGCATCGCCCCGACCAACACCCATTTGGCAGTATCGTTGAGCGAGGCGAAGTTCCCCGCAGGTCCGATAATTTCGCCCAACCCGGGGCCGATATTTCCAAGCGCCGTGGCTGCCCCCGAGACCGAGGTGACGAAGTCGAGGCCCGTAAACCCAAGAACCACACTGATCACGCCAAGGGTAACGATGAAGAGAACGAAGAACGACATAACCGAGTTCAGGACATCATCGGCAATCGGGCGTCCATCGTAACGTGGCGTGAAAACGCCATGCGGTGAATAGATACGTCGCAGTTGTGAGCGGATCGAGGCAAATAGAATTTGATATCGGAAGATCTTGACGGAACAGGCCGTAGACCCCGCGCAACCGCCAATCAGCCCGATAAAGAAGAACAGGGTCACAGGCAGCGACCCCCACCCCATGTAATCGACACTCGCATACCCCGTTCCGGAGATGATCGACGTGATGTTGAAAAGCGCCTCACGAAAGGCCTGCTCGGGATGGTGCGGAAAGACATGAACGAGAAACGCCGCCATACCGAAAACCAACACAAAAATCGTCAGCAAGAAGCCATGAATTTGCGTGTCTTTCCAAAGCGGTTTTGCATTGCCGTTCAAAAGCTGGACATACCGCACGAAGGGAAGTGCCGCGAGCGTCATGAAAATGGATGCAACATATTCCGGCGGGCCACTAAAAGTACCGAAAGAGGCGTCGTAATTTGAGAATCCCCCGGTTGAGACCGTGGTCAGCGCGTGAACAGTCGCATCGAAGGCATGCATGCCGAGCACCATGTAACAAGCAACGCAAGCCAGCGTTATGCCGAGGTAGATAACTGAAATCTGCGATGCGATCGCACTGGCGCGGGGCAGAATTTTACCCATGGTATCAAAAGCCTCAGAGCGGAATATCTGCATCCCACCGACGCGCAGTTCGGGCAAAAACACCATGGCCACAACGATGATACCCACACCGCCGAGCCATTGCAGGATACCGCGCCAGAGCAAGATACCTTTAGGTAATTGCTCCAAGCCCGAAAAGACGGTGGACCCCGTGGTCGTCAGGCCCGACATGGCCTCGAACACGGCGTCGACCATACGCGCCTCGGTGGCCCCCAGAAGAAATGGGATCGCTCCGAAAAACGGCAGCGCAACCCAAACGCCTGTGGTCAACAAGAAGGTCTGCTGGATGGTCAGCCCTTCGCGAACCCCGTTGCGACAGGCAAGCGCGACCAGACCACCGATAAGGGTTGTGATGACCGCGCTTTCGGCAAAAACCGGCCAGTGACCTCGCGCTTCGGCGATGTCCACCAGCATCGGCAACACCATGGCCACCCCGAGGGCCAGCACCATGAGGCCGATCACATATCCCACGGGGCGCAGATCGATCATGGATGGCAGAGTTGGCCCGAGGTCAGCCGGGTGTCAAGCGACAGGCGCGACTTGGGACAGAATGGCCATGCAATGTGCTTTTTCCAAGATCGCCTCTCGCAGCGCCGGGCGTCATGCGGGCAGCGTGTCCCCCATGACATAGGGGATAATCTCTTGGCGGGAGATCCCCAGCAGGGCCAATTCCGGGTCTGTCATGGCATGGAGCCGCATGAGCCGCTCAAAATGCATCCGGCTGAGCATATAACCGTTCATGCCGTGGGCGTGTTCAGCCATGTACAGGTCAAGCGCCTTGCGCCATGTATCGGGGACGAATTCGATCTCGATACCTTGTGTCATCAGGAACCCCTTCCTTATCGAGGGTGGGCTCCTCCCATGTCGAAACAGTAGCACGAATCGTGCGTAAAATCATGGGGCACGACCCGGGCGGCACATGCTGTTGCACTCATGCCGCCCGTAGCGCATGGGATCAGGCGTAAAACAGATCGCGATAGACGTAGTGAACGATCTGTTCGCGCTTCACACCGATTTCGGCAAGTTCCGCGTCGGACTTCGCTTCGAGCGCTTCGATCTGGTCGCGGCGCGAAGCGAAATGTGCGTGCGCTTCGAGCGCGCGGGACAGCGATGTCAGGAAGCTCGCAAAACGGGTGCGCAAACCACGGTCAGTGGTGTGAATGTCTGTGGTCAGTGTCGTCATTGGAAACCTCGTTGCCTTTGGCTGCTACGGTTTGGTTTCCTCCCTGACCTCAAACTAGGTCAGCTAGACTGACATGACCATCGTTCATTCGGCAAAGCCGGGTTGCACCAAGTGCATCCCGGCTTGCAAGGCCCTCAATTCACTGGGGTTTTCGACTTCGGCGCGACGGCCTTGGAGGGGCCCTCCGGCATCGCCGGGGGCTTGGACGGGGCGCGTGGGCGTTTGACTTTTTCGGTGGGCTCTTGTGAATCCTCGACGGTGGGCGTTGTCGATTTGGACTTGTGGGCCGCCGGTTCGGTTGTCTTGGCCATCATACCGGGCTTTTCATTGGCTTCGGCTGAAGGTGTCGTCTTTACCTTGGCCTTGGCGGACTTGGGTGCCTTTGCTTTGGTGACGGGTTTGGCCTTGGCTTTCGGTGCCGGCACCTTTTCCGGGGTTTGGACTTGGGCCTTGAGGCCAGTTCCAACGGAAAAAGGATTGGTCTCAATCGCGGCCTGACCGATGACCTGCGCCACGCGCAGATTGGTTTCCATCATGTACCCGGCCACGCGCCATGCGGCGGCGGATAATTCAAGAGGCGTCGTGACATGTTGCATGAAAAGCTCCTTTCGCAATGCCTATGCTGCGGTAGCAAAGCAGTGTAACAAAGGCATAACTAGCGGCCTAATGGACATCCGCACTGTCTTATCACAGAGACAGCACGTCGCCCAACCCGCACGCGAATTCAGGCAACCTGCCGAAAAAAGAGGCGTTAGACAGAGGCCAAGGCCTATCCTACGTGGAACAATGTTGAGAACAACCGGGGGTCGATGCTGTCCGAGGCGAAGGTTTCACCTTCGGTCAGAATGCTAACGGCATCGTGGCTGTGCAAGCTTTCCTGATGGCTGGCCACCACGCTGAAATCACCCACCCGTGCGTCTTTCTGAAGGTGCTCACAGAAAAGCCGGGCCGCATCCTCCACGAAGATCGGATTGGCGGCATTCAATTCCGCAAAGGCTTGCTCATCCTCGCGCTTGACCATGACTTGAGTTTCCGTGGGAACGGCCCCCCGGGCCATATCGATGAGATCTTCGAACCACAGGACATCACCTTCAACCACCTCCACCGACAGCCGGGCCACCGAGCGTTGCGAATGCGGTGTCGCCAATTGGCCGCGTGCCTGACGCGCGTGTTCGCTTAGTTCAAGCGAGCAGGGGCAGGTCGAGGAGTAGACATAATCGATATGCATGTACTTGCGGCGCACACCGTTCTTCTCGACCAGTTCAAGCGCGATGTCATAATATTGGAACCCTTCCAGCCCCGAGCGCAGGGATTTCACCTTCATCGGGTAGGAAAAACGCATTTGAATCCGGGCATCGATACTATCGAGGTCGGTCATGTAATCGTTGAGCGCGGCCTCGATCACCTCGAAGCTGAAAGTCTTCTCGGCGTGTTTGTAGAAACTGCGCATGATGCGCGACATGTTGATGCCTTTCTTGTCGGCATCAAGGCTGACCGTCCCCGTGACCGAGGTTTCCAGCGTCAGATCGCCATTGTCACGGGTGTGAAAACTGATCGGCAGACGGAAATTGGAGATTCCGACATGCTGCAAGTGCCGTCGCGCCCCCCGGATGAGCGAACTGGGGCCGTTT comes from Roseovarius bejariae and encodes:
- a CDS encoding DUF1127 domain-containing protein; translation: MTQGIEIEFVPDTWRKALDLYMAEHAHGMNGYMLSRMHFERLMRLHAMTDPELALLGISRQEIIPYVMGDTLPA
- a CDS encoding trypsin-like peptidase domain-containing protein, with product MTRILTALTLALLMLAPAARAQDDGLAWVQIEAQPSLAQARESIRGYAAELQDVNGFSLGGNWYAIALGPYTRQDAEQVLRVLRAEGVIPRDSYIAESGDYRQQFWPVGASTLADAAPEATEPAPEPQEQPDETTEIAPAPEPQAVEPDETPREARASERALSRDQRAELQEALKWAGFYGGAIDAAFGRGTRGAMARWQEANAYEATGILTTRQRADLLRQYNEILEGLNLQLVSDVDAGIEMILPTGVVSFDKYEPPFAHYNASGDIDAKVLLISQEGDEDTLAGLYDIMQTLEIVPETGPRTLNRRAFTLIGEGALTISHTQAWLKDGRVKGFTLIWPAGDEERRTRLLGEMQESFTRLDGVLDPSAGPETEPSIDLVSGLEVRKPKLSRSGFYVDGSGTVVTTAEATQGCGKITIDEEYEAQVATVNEDLGIAVLRPTETLAPMSVAAFQQVIPRLQADVAVAGYSYGGVLGAPTLTFGQLAELQGLNGEDTLKRLALAALEGDAGGPVVDAGGAVLGMLLPNRAKGRQLPEGVSFAADAEAVQQVLQEAGVSPSATSEQDQIAPEVLTNRAANMTVLVSCWE
- the folE2 gene encoding GTP cyclohydrolase FolE2, giving the protein MNIRPTDLEQSPDRDEAEAALDVLRNWAKSASPEEVADLDPAVARLLPGQGASNYPALSREYPHDFEVDAAYKATMPDLQNGPSSLIRGARRHLQHVGISNFRLPISFHTRDNGDLTLETSVTGTVSLDADKKGINMSRIMRSFYKHAEKTFSFEVIEAALNDYMTDLDSIDARIQMRFSYPMKVKSLRSGLEGFQYYDIALELVEKNGVRRKYMHIDYVYSSTCPCSLELSEHARQARGQLATPHSQRSVARLSVEVVEGDVLWFEDLIDMARGAVPTETQVMVKREDEQAFAELNAANPIFVEDAARLFCEHLQKDARVGDFSVVASHQESLHSHDAVSILTEGETFASDSIDPRLFSTLFHVG
- a CDS encoding glycine--tRNA ligase subunit alpha; this encodes MVQQTGKPRSFQEIILRLQTYWSEQGCAMMQPYDMEVGAGTFHPATTLRSLGSKPWAAAYVQPSRRPTDGRYGENPNRLQHYYQYQVLIKPSPPNLQELYLGSLKAIGIDIALHDIRFVEDDWESPTLGAWGLGWEVWCDGMEVSQFTYFQQVGGHDCHPVSGELTYGLERLAMYVLGIDHVMDMPFNDPDAPIALSYGDVFRQTEQEYSRWNFDVANTDVLFKQFEEAEAECEAILSQEHEDPKTGKRIVMAHPAYDQCIKASHLFNLLDARGVISVTERQAYIGRVRALAKKCADAFVQTEAGGHAA
- a CDS encoding DUF6446 family protein, with the protein product MGKILGGSIVVVAIVAGVFLYYQQIYAYYEPVKATGTDDVQMTSLVSGAPEPVLYDNFEAIDAESSPIRYRACFTTTMSHAMLSETYELYDGAEPLVAPGWFDCFDAVDVGTALEEGRALAFLGQKNIQYGIDRIVAVTEDGRGYVWHQINDCGEVVFDGEPAPENCPEPPEGY
- a CDS encoding TrkH family potassium uptake protein, with product MIDLRPVGYVIGLMVLALGVAMVLPMLVDIAEARGHWPVFAESAVITTLIGGLVALACRNGVREGLTIQQTFLLTTGVWVALPFFGAIPFLLGATEARMVDAVFEAMSGLTTTGSTVFSGLEQLPKGILLWRGILQWLGGVGIIVVAMVFLPELRVGGMQIFRSEAFDTMGKILPRASAIASQISVIYLGITLACVACYMVLGMHAFDATVHALTTVSTGGFSNYDASFGTFSGPPEYVASIFMTLAALPFVRYVQLLNGNAKPLWKDTQIHGFLLTIFVLVFGMAAFLVHVFPHHPEQAFREALFNITSIISGTGYASVDYMGWGSLPVTLFFFIGLIGGCAGSTACSVKIFRYQILFASIRSQLRRIYSPHGVFTPRYDGRPIADDVLNSVMSFFVLFIVTLGVISVVLGFTGLDFVTSVSGAATALGNIGPGLGEIIGPAGNFASLNDTAKWVLVGAMLLGRLELLAVYAIFTISFWRA
- the glyS gene encoding glycine--tRNA ligase subunit beta, which produces MPDLLIELFSEEIPARMQHRAAEDLKTKMTNGLVEAGLTYAHAQAFSTPRRLTLALEGVLAESPTVTEERKGPRVDAPEKAIEGFLRGAGVSREDLEIRDEKKGQVYFAKITKPGRPAGEIVAQVLEDTVRNFPWPKSMRWGAGSLRWVRPLHSILCILTDDAGEATVVDLDIDGIKASNTTQGHRFMGKGRFAVTGFEDYQAKLKRDFVILDPQERADHIWQDATNQAFAAGLEVVEDKGLLAEVAGLVEWPVVLMGEIGEEFLELPPEVLQTSMKEHQKFFSVRNPKTGRIERFVTVANIETEDHGATILAGNQKVLSARLADAKFFWENDLREAKAGMQAWIDQLDNVTFERQLGTQAARISRIAALAREIAPKVGADADLAEQAARVAKADLSSEMVYEFPELQGLMGRYYAEAAGLPAEVAAACEEHYSPLGPSDAVPEAPVSLTVALADKIDTLTGFWAINQKPTGSKDPFALRRAALGVIRIVLDNGLRVHLDRFIDSQLLRHKISLNRKKASEGEIDTLEEVLDQIGEFGVFGAAFRAVVDKLQDGDGAPDTSDGSLLRTVGDLVPDLSTDLLAFFHDRLKVYLKDQGLKYDVIDACLMLDGGDDLWLIATRAKALSEILKTEDGENLVQGFKRANNILTQAEEKDGVEYSFGPDVKYAEVPEEKELFAALEAAEADIAKANTSEDFTAAMEAMAKLRAPIDAFFEAVQVNTEKDVVRRNRLNLLGKIRDICLQAADLTKLEG
- a CDS encoding thiamine pyrophosphate-binding protein; this encodes MTQRPLGAQISHMLKDRGVDVIFGIPGVHNQELYRGIEEAGITHVLARHEQGAGFMADGYARATGKPGVAYVITGPGLCNIMTPMGQAYSDSVPMLVISSCLDETAGARGQLHQMLDQRAAADTVCEWSEEARTAEAAYILIDRALTEMATGRPRPRHIQIPISVLEALAPPPGPCPVLSSERKGAPNFAVTEAILSAKRPLFILGGGARDCATSAREALTALGAASFETQTGRGISGPYALNYGSYLARPEAQAVVEQADVVVLVGTELSESDLLREDAGIRGRLIQVDIDPGGFLPECEWPVLSSASDFFAHLLAALDGHVPTNGWDAEKVRAAKTRWRAQVDAETPNVLPVADTLRQCLPERTVVYSDMTQFAYVALESWPLDRPGEWHHPTGFGTLGYSLPAAIGGATARPDLPTCCIIGDYGIQYTIAELGAAVELGLSLPILLWDNGKLGAIEDSMTGAQIAPNAVIARNPDFGAVARAYGAHAARPSSLEELAQVVAQAFKADRPTLIHMTPGLH